Proteins found in one Triticum aestivum cultivar Chinese Spring chromosome 4D, IWGSC CS RefSeq v2.1, whole genome shotgun sequence genomic segment:
- the LOC123099354 gene encoding uncharacterized protein, with the protein MEIESVKCECCGLREDCTPDYIASVRAGFYGQWLCGLCCEAVRDEAGRKKQAHPGVEEAVRAHMAFCKKFKSNPAVRVADGMRQMLRRRSGDLSKPPGSSSSNKYGTAQVGDDSPVSLY; encoded by the coding sequence ATGGAGATAGAGTCGGTCAAGTGTGAGTGCTGTGGCCTGAGGGAGGACTGCACCCCGGACTACATTGCGAGCGTGAGAGCCGGCTTCTACGGCCAGTGGCTGTGCGGGCTGTGCTGCGAGGCCGTCAGGGACGAGGCCGGCAGGAAGAAGCAGGCTCACCCGGGCGTCGAGGAGGCCGTGCGGGCGCACATGGCCTTCTGCAAGAAGTTCAAGTCCAACCCCGCCGTCCGGGTCGCCGACGGCATGCGCCAGATGCTCCGGAGGCGGTCCGGTGACTTGTCCAAGCCGccgggctcctcctcctccaacaagtACGGCACTGCGCAGGTCGGAGATGATTCGCCCGTGTCGCTATATTAA